A genomic window from Cloacibacillus evryensis DSM 19522 includes:
- a CDS encoding FeoA family protein, whose product MNLVSMKSGERAVIKTLPEGEAAQRLEALGLRSGKEIEKISCMPFGGPVTVMLEGRHFAVSHSIAEHIEIESAGSRQIRGEREK is encoded by the coding sequence ATGAATCTTGTAAGCATGAAGAGCGGGGAGCGGGCCGTCATAAAAACGCTGCCTGAGGGAGAGGCTGCCCAGCGCCTGGAGGCGCTTGGGCTGCGAAGCGGCAAGGAGATAGAAAAGATATCGTGCATGCCCTTCGGAGGGCCGGTGACGGTGATGCTCGAGGGACGACATTTTGCGGTGTCTCACAGCATCGCCGAACATATTGAGATCGAGAGCGCCGGTTCGCGGCAGATCAGGGGCGAGCGGGAAAAATAG
- a CDS encoding ferrous iron transporter B — MSCKDCKLCLEKNDQKKDGARRPASALEDVKDNHNDRACDCRKRIRILLMGNPNVGKSVFFSRLTGVHALSSNYPGTTVGFTQGLIKHGDICGDLIDVPGAYTLDPTNEAEEIARRIIGEGADKVILVIDATALERNLVMALQVLAYHIPTVAALNMTDEARHKGILLDVKKLEDELGVPIYQTVATTGSGISALVEGLEKARVSPIEPMTKEERWQKIGEIIAGVQTVTHRHHTLLDRIEDISARPVIGGLMGFLVLALSFTLIRFVGEGLISYIFDPIFENFWLPLLEKLSGLFGDGYLRALLIGKLFDGSIDLEQSMGVLSTGFYVEFGMVLPYIIAFYAVLSFLEDFGYLPRLAVVFDALLHRFGIHGYAIIPTLLGFGCNVPGILATRVLESKRERFIAATLISVGVPCVSIQAMLASTLGGFGMRYVGAVYLILFIVWLILGRLMHLTLSGYSPELIVEIPPYRLPSPKAWMSKLWFRIKDFFLEATPLVLGGILLVNILDTVGLLEWIGDALAPFFQTVLGLPPATAVPVVMGLFRKDIAMGLLIPLELTAQQMLVAVIVLSMTFPCIATFVVMWKELGVRRMLQSSAIMLSAALITGAALNLILNAL; from the coding sequence ATGAGCTGCAAAGACTGTAAATTATGCCTTGAAAAAAATGATCAGAAAAAAGACGGCGCGCGCCGCCCAGCGTCCGCTTTGGAGGACGTGAAGGATAACCATAACGACCGGGCCTGCGACTGCCGCAAACGAATACGCATCCTCCTGATGGGGAATCCCAACGTCGGGAAGAGCGTATTTTTTTCGCGCCTCACCGGCGTACACGCGCTCTCTTCAAACTACCCCGGCACTACCGTCGGCTTTACGCAGGGGCTCATAAAACACGGGGACATCTGCGGGGACCTGATCGACGTTCCCGGCGCTTACACGCTGGACCCGACGAACGAGGCCGAGGAGATCGCGCGCCGGATCATCGGCGAGGGGGCCGACAAGGTCATACTCGTCATCGACGCGACGGCGCTCGAACGGAACCTCGTGATGGCGCTCCAGGTGCTGGCCTATCATATACCGACCGTCGCGGCGCTGAACATGACCGACGAGGCGCGCCACAAAGGCATTCTACTCGACGTGAAAAAACTCGAAGACGAGCTCGGCGTCCCCATATACCAGACGGTGGCGACGACCGGCAGCGGCATCAGCGCCCTGGTCGAGGGGCTTGAAAAGGCTCGCGTCAGCCCCATAGAACCGATGACGAAAGAAGAGCGCTGGCAAAAGATCGGGGAGATCATCGCCGGCGTCCAGACGGTGACGCACCGCCACCATACTCTGCTAGACCGGATCGAGGACATATCGGCCCGCCCCGTGATCGGCGGACTGATGGGTTTTCTTGTGCTCGCGCTGAGCTTCACGCTTATCCGTTTTGTCGGCGAGGGGCTCATAAGCTACATTTTCGACCCGATCTTTGAAAATTTTTGGCTGCCGCTTCTTGAGAAGCTGAGCGGCCTCTTCGGCGACGGCTACCTGCGCGCGCTGCTGATCGGGAAACTTTTCGACGGCTCCATAGACCTCGAGCAAAGCATGGGAGTGCTCTCTACCGGCTTCTACGTAGAATTCGGCATGGTGCTGCCTTATATCATCGCCTTTTACGCCGTGCTCTCGTTCCTTGAGGATTTCGGCTACCTGCCGCGCCTCGCCGTCGTCTTTGACGCGCTGCTCCACCGTTTCGGCATCCACGGCTACGCCATCATCCCCACGCTGCTCGGCTTCGGCTGCAACGTGCCGGGGATATTGGCGACGCGCGTCCTGGAATCGAAGCGGGAGCGTTTCATCGCGGCGACGCTGATATCCGTCGGCGTTCCCTGTGTTTCAATACAGGCGATGCTGGCCTCTACACTCGGAGGTTTCGGCATGAGATACGTCGGCGCTGTGTACCTTATATTATTCATAGTCTGGCTCATACTGGGCCGCCTCATGCATCTGACGCTCTCCGGCTACAGCCCCGAGCTGATCGTGGAGATACCGCCGTACCGCCTGCCCTCGCCCAAAGCATGGATGAGCAAATTATGGTTCCGCATCAAAGACTTCTTTCTTGAGGCGACGCCGCTCGTGCTCGGAGGCATCCTGTTAGTCAATATATTAGACACCGTCGGCCTGCTGGAATGGATCGGGGATGCGCTCGCTCCCTTCTTCCAAACGGTGCTGGGGCTGCCGCCCGCGACCGCAGTGCCGGTGGTAATGGGACTTTTCCGCAAGGATATCGCGATGGGGCTGCTCATACCGCTTGAGCTCACGGCCCAGCAGATGCTCGTCGCGGTCATCGTCCTCTCCATGACCTTTCCCTGCATCGCGACATTCGTCGTCATGTGGAAAGAGCTCGGCGTGAGGCGCATGCTCCAGAGCAGCGCGATCATGCTCTCCGCGGCGCTGATAACGGGCGCGGCGCTGAACCTCATATTGAACGCGCTGTAA
- a CDS encoding M23 family metallopeptidase has protein sequence MFRRLRVRSAMILCGLLMTAAAPAGADVTLGAPALAEIGQPFVVTVEVTGEEISDLRLSWQGHESLLSPEETEGGQRYSVLTGTDLKNAKPGPNPLTVSFSAGGKREKIEHLIKLSPRKYPVEKLTVAPSKVTPPKELSERIAREAKLGRAAMQSNSAGGAPKLPLVRPVPGGFSSVYGKSRYFNGEFRGRHGGVDMRAKEGTPVKAAADGIVVLAGNNFWFAGNCVYLDHGAGLVTFYGHMSKVNVKKGDRIKAGDILGLSGRTGRVTGPHLHFSAAWRGEFFDPAGLMED, from the coding sequence ATGTTTCGCCGCCTGCGCGTCCGTTCCGCAATGATCCTCTGCGGTCTTTTAATGACGGCGGCCGCCCCTGCCGGAGCCGACGTGACGCTCGGCGCGCCGGCCCTGGCCGAGATCGGCCAGCCCTTCGTCGTAACGGTGGAGGTCACTGGCGAAGAGATATCCGACCTGCGCCTGTCGTGGCAGGGACACGAATCCCTGCTCTCGCCCGAAGAGACCGAAGGCGGACAAAGATATTCCGTCCTGACCGGTACGGACCTGAAAAACGCCAAGCCCGGGCCAAATCCGCTCACCGTCTCATTCAGCGCCGGCGGAAAAAGAGAAAAGATCGAACACCTGATAAAGCTGTCTCCGCGTAAATACCCCGTGGAAAAACTGACCGTCGCCCCATCGAAAGTCACGCCGCCGAAAGAGCTCTCGGAGCGTATAGCGCGCGAGGCAAAACTCGGACGCGCCGCGATGCAGAGCAACAGCGCGGGAGGCGCGCCCAAGCTGCCGCTCGTGCGCCCAGTTCCAGGCGGCTTCAGCTCCGTCTACGGCAAGAGCCGCTACTTTAACGGTGAATTCCGCGGCCGCCACGGCGGCGTCGACATGCGCGCAAAAGAGGGAACGCCGGTCAAGGCGGCGGCCGACGGTATCGTCGTCCTTGCGGGTAACAACTTCTGGTTCGCCGGCAACTGCGTCTACCTCGACCACGGCGCGGGGCTAGTCACCTTCTACGGCCACATGTCAAAAGTAAATGTCAAAAAAGGAGACCGGATAAAGGCCGGAGACATCCTCGGCCTCTCCGGCCGGACGGGACGCGTCACCGGCCCCCACCTCCACTTCAGCGCCGCCTGGCGCGGAGAGTTCTTCGACCCGGCGGGATTGATGGAAGATTAG
- a CDS encoding nucleoside hydrolase: MFVGGDLCRIFLLALAVLLLSFPACAESCPKEKELVILDTDMVELYDDGIAMLMLAASPEIELLGVTVVAGNTWVEEGTAYALRQLEGAGHAASVPVAMGKNAPLREGRLGNMKKERELFGFGRDDWQGAGGYARPESWRAVYRGTYKAEPKFAPIEQHAVDFIIEQVKKYPGKVTVAAIGPCGNIAEAVRRAPEIIPLIKRIVYMGGAFFQEGNVTPAAEFNCWFDPEAAKIAFRSPFREQIIVPLDVCEKVKLSAKRYAETEKNIKNPIFREMLRRNFRHEKFKADPDYVTYIWDTIVSAIIIDPTIITEETSLPIDVNDSYSLSYGQTLAFKGGAPKGAQTARIVLSVDEEKLWKMIFETCRNL, from the coding sequence ATGTTTGTCGGCGGTGATTTGTGCCGTATTTTTTTACTTGCGCTGGCGGTTTTACTGTTATCTTTTCCTGCGTGCGCGGAGAGCTGTCCTAAAGAGAAAGAGCTTGTCATCCTCGATACGGACATGGTGGAGCTATACGATGACGGCATCGCGATGCTGATGCTTGCGGCCTCGCCGGAAATCGAGCTGTTGGGTGTAACTGTTGTGGCCGGCAACACGTGGGTGGAAGAGGGGACAGCCTATGCGCTGCGGCAGCTGGAAGGCGCCGGCCATGCCGCTTCCGTGCCGGTGGCGATGGGTAAAAACGCCCCGCTGAGAGAGGGGCGTCTCGGCAATATGAAAAAAGAGCGTGAACTCTTCGGCTTCGGCCGCGACGACTGGCAGGGCGCGGGCGGATATGCCAGGCCCGAATCGTGGCGCGCCGTCTACCGCGGCACTTATAAAGCGGAACCGAAGTTTGCCCCGATCGAACAGCACGCCGTCGATTTCATCATCGAACAGGTTAAAAAATATCCCGGCAAGGTGACGGTCGCCGCTATCGGCCCCTGCGGCAATATCGCCGAGGCGGTGCGCAGGGCCCCGGAGATAATACCTTTGATCAAGCGCATTGTTTATATGGGAGGAGCCTTTTTTCAGGAGGGCAATGTTACGCCCGCCGCGGAATTTAACTGTTGGTTCGACCCCGAAGCGGCAAAGATCGCCTTTCGAAGCCCTTTCAGGGAGCAGATAATCGTTCCGCTCGATGTCTGCGAAAAGGTAAAGCTCTCCGCCAAACGCTACGCCGAGACTGAAAAAAATATAAAAAACCCTATATTCAGAGAGATGCTGCGCCGTAATTTCCGCCATGAGAAATTCAAGGCGGACCCGGATTATGTCACCTATATATGGGACACGATCGTCTCCGCGATCATCATCGATCCCACGATAATCACAGAAGAGACGAGTCTGCCGATCGACGTAAACGACAGCTATTCACTTTCCTACGGGCAGACGCTGGCCTTTAAAGGGGGCGCTCCGAAGGGAGCTCAAACGGCCCGCATCGTGCTTTCCGTCGACGAAGAAAAGTTATGGAAGATGATCTTTGAAACTTGCCGCAATCTATAG
- a CDS encoding FAD-binding protein: protein MADVVIVGSGGAGLTAAIAARGAGAGVTVISKTEAAVASCTAYSAGLFSLACGGVSPREQYEKLLKTGYGLNDRVLLKTLTEESGPALEELASWGVTLKFSKGRASARAAAKNGLMGGSGLVEQLVRIAKDSGVKFVEWSAAREIFIRGGRACGVSVTDWRGGKSSALHADAVILASGGAGRLYSHTDNPERMTGDGYALALAAGLKLRDMEFVQFYPVGWAQENFPMWMADTTLGDFIRVTDSEGREFLPEAYREWGVKDGKECNYYARDRLSLLLAQKDREGGAYAHIEETPAELWDDPGFIYALTLPREFFRGRKEPLRIAPLEHYFCGGVEIGTCGETAVDGLYACGEVTGGIDGANRMGGNALAHIVTFGLRAGRAAAGHPREAWQGLTARDEIETVSTDGRPVSEIREELREKAWQAIGPIRRAAEIEDFLLYIESLKKEKLKAETPHERLLALEMPGLLASAEAVAKAALARKESVGAHYVI from the coding sequence ATGGCTGATGTTGTGATCGTCGGCAGCGGCGGAGCCGGGCTCACCGCGGCGATCGCCGCGCGCGGGGCCGGCGCCGGCGTTACGGTAATATCAAAGACGGAGGCGGCCGTCGCCTCCTGCACGGCCTACTCTGCCGGACTTTTTTCTCTGGCCTGCGGCGGAGTTTCGCCGCGGGAGCAGTACGAAAAACTCTTAAAGACGGGTTACGGACTCAATGACCGTGTGCTGCTCAAGACGCTCACCGAAGAGAGCGGCCCCGCGCTTGAGGAACTCGCCTCCTGGGGAGTGACGCTGAAATTCAGCAAAGGACGCGCGAGCGCCCGCGCCGCCGCGAAAAACGGACTCATGGGCGGCAGCGGCCTGGTGGAGCAGCTCGTGCGGATAGCCAAAGACAGCGGCGTTAAATTTGTCGAATGGTCCGCCGCGCGCGAAATATTTATCCGCGGAGGACGCGCCTGCGGCGTCTCCGTGACCGACTGGCGCGGCGGGAAAAGCTCCGCGCTTCACGCCGACGCGGTCATCCTCGCCTCCGGCGGAGCGGGGCGCCTCTACAGCCACACCGACAATCCCGAACGCATGACCGGCGACGGCTATGCGCTCGCGCTTGCCGCCGGGCTCAAACTGCGCGACATGGAATTCGTCCAGTTCTATCCCGTCGGCTGGGCGCAGGAAAACTTTCCGATGTGGATGGCCGACACCACGCTGGGAGACTTCATCCGCGTTACCGACTCCGAAGGGCGGGAATTTCTGCCGGAGGCCTACAGAGAATGGGGCGTAAAAGACGGCAAAGAATGCAACTACTACGCCCGCGACAGGCTGTCGCTGCTGCTTGCGCAAAAAGACCGCGAGGGCGGGGCCTACGCCCATATAGAGGAGACCCCCGCGGAACTGTGGGACGACCCCGGGTTTATCTACGCGCTCACGCTGCCGCGGGAATTTTTCCGGGGACGCAAAGAGCCGTTGCGCATAGCGCCGCTGGAACACTACTTCTGCGGCGGCGTCGAGATCGGGACCTGCGGCGAGACCGCCGTTGACGGCCTCTACGCCTGCGGCGAAGTGACCGGCGGCATCGACGGTGCGAACCGTATGGGCGGAAACGCGCTCGCGCACATAGTGACCTTCGGCCTGCGGGCGGGCCGCGCCGCGGCCGGACACCCGCGCGAGGCCTGGCAAGGACTTACCGCGAGAGACGAAATAGAGACCGTATCCACGGACGGACGCCCCGTCTCTGAAATTCGCGAAGAGCTCCGGGAAAAAGCCTGGCAGGCGATCGGCCCCATCCGCCGCGCGGCGGAAATAGAAGATTTCCTCCTATATATAGAGTCGCTGAAAAAAGAAAAACTGAAGGCGGAAACCCCGCATGAACGCCTCCTGGCCCTGGAAATGCCCGGACTCCTCGCCAGCGCCGAAGCGGTGGCAAAGGCCGCGCTGGCAAGAAAAGAATCCGTCGGGGCGCATTATGTGATATGA
- a CDS encoding nicotinate-nucleotide--dimethylbenzimidazole phosphoribosyltransferase: MFLLFISETALSKVPGLSAAGANLDALPYTAPADADMLFYDRPRVAASLPFDPFGHPSPALITRASLLEAGFDAATVRVGTSIAPASPHETICEETGRDMRVETAVPHYEEIARRSAALAGALDKKVKQVVLAESVPGGTTTALLVLRALGHAGTVSSAGPENPLPLKEQIWRDTAKRLGIEAGGLKGLGLRAAAELGDPMQVAVAAYAAALPDDVGVTLAGGTQMMAVAALLRDMGCTKDLLVATTKYVHKDPTSCLEEYAAKIGVRWYAAPLDFTGSRFIGLADYEKGFIKEGVGAGGAVWYAQRLGVSMERIQSRTEALYEKMLASEASAG, encoded by the coding sequence ATGTTTCTGTTGTTTATCAGCGAGACGGCGCTGTCAAAAGTTCCAGGGCTCTCCGCCGCCGGAGCCAATCTTGACGCACTGCCCTATACCGCGCCGGCCGACGCGGACATGCTTTTCTATGACCGGCCAAGGGTCGCGGCCTCTTTGCCCTTCGATCCGTTCGGCCATCCATCGCCGGCGCTCATCACCCGCGCCTCCCTGCTCGAGGCCGGCTTTGACGCCGCCACCGTGAGGGTCGGGACCTCGATAGCCCCGGCCTCGCCTCATGAGACAATCTGCGAGGAGACGGGGCGCGACATGCGCGTCGAAACGGCGGTGCCGCATTACGAAGAGATCGCCCGAAGATCGGCGGCGCTCGCCGGAGCCCTTGATAAGAAAGTGAAGCAGGTCGTGCTCGCGGAATCCGTTCCCGGCGGCACGACGACGGCGTTGCTGGTACTGCGCGCCCTCGGGCACGCCGGCACCGTCTCTTCGGCGGGACCGGAGAACCCGCTTCCTTTAAAAGAACAGATCTGGCGCGACACGGCAAAACGCCTGGGCATCGAAGCCGGCGGACTTAAAGGACTGGGCCTCCGGGCAGCCGCGGAGCTCGGCGACCCCATGCAGGTGGCCGTCGCCGCCTATGCCGCAGCGCTTCCGGATGACGTGGGGGTAACGCTCGCCGGCGGCACGCAGATGATGGCCGTCGCGGCGCTGCTGCGCGACATGGGCTGTACGAAGGACCTCCTTGTGGCGACGACGAAATATGTACACAAAGACCCGACGAGCTGCCTGGAAGAATACGCCGCCAAGATCGGCGTGCGCTGGTACGCGGCTCCGCTAGACTTTACCGGCTCGCGCTTCATCGGCCTTGCCGACTACGAGAAAGGATTTATAAAAGAGGGCGTCGGCGCGGGAGGCGCGGTCTGGTATGCGCAGCGGCTCGGCGTCTCTATGGAAAGGATACAGTCGCGCACGGAGGCTCTTTACGAAAAGATGCTCGCATCAGAGGCGTCCGCCGGTTAG
- a CDS encoding V-type ATP synthase subunit D: protein MASKLAPTRGNLVRLTRDMAMAQSGHDLLDQKRQVLMMELVHYIDSAKKLQEDVSKIFKEAYEALQKANISLGIDTVEDISESVPVTSNITVRLRSVMGVEIPDVDPLSAETIPSYSFHGSSGAMDAAYAKFRRVMALVAQLAEIETSVYRLAVQIRKTHRRVNALEKVVIPQDKAEISFISDVLEEGEREDFTRMKLAQKKIKE, encoded by the coding sequence GTGGCTTCAAAACTTGCACCAACACGAGGAAACCTTGTCAGACTCACGAGGGACATGGCGATGGCCCAGTCGGGTCACGATCTTCTCGACCAGAAGCGTCAGGTGCTGATGATGGAGCTGGTACACTACATAGACTCGGCGAAAAAACTTCAGGAGGACGTCTCCAAGATATTCAAGGAGGCATACGAGGCGCTCCAAAAGGCCAACATATCTCTCGGCATTGACACCGTCGAGGATATCTCGGAGTCTGTCCCGGTCACGTCCAATATTACGGTAAGGCTGCGTTCGGTGATGGGCGTCGAGATCCCCGACGTCGACCCGTTAAGCGCGGAGACCATACCAAGTTATTCCTTCCACGGCTCGTCGGGGGCGATGGACGCGGCCTACGCCAAGTTTCGCCGCGTGATGGCGCTGGTGGCGCAGCTTGCGGAGATCGAAACGAGCGTTTACCGCCTGGCGGTACAGATACGAAAGACCCACAGACGAGTCAACGCGCTTGAGAAGGTAGTCATCCCTCAGGACAAAGCTGAGATCAGCTTTATCAGCGACGTACTTGAGGAGGGAGAGCGCGAGGACTTCACCAGAATGAAGCTCGCGCAGAAGAAGATAAAGGAATAG
- a CDS encoding ATP synthase F0 subunit B, with the protein MSTLHEVLAVLLGAESEAKRIVDDSKNEAESLLRTAQDKFAAERTNQMASAREQAKGIMETALNSAKTEAAQIAGLGKEERTRMQKRFEENVDAVIDSIVSETAESFISKKRG; encoded by the coding sequence ATGAGTACTCTGCACGAAGTTCTGGCAGTTCTGTTGGGAGCGGAATCGGAGGCGAAGAGGATCGTCGACGATTCAAAGAACGAGGCCGAATCTTTGCTTCGCACCGCGCAGGATAAATTTGCCGCGGAGCGCACAAACCAGATGGCTTCCGCCAGGGAGCAGGCAAAGGGCATTATGGAGACCGCGCTCAACTCCGCGAAGACCGAGGCGGCCCAGATCGCCGGCCTTGGCAAAGAAGAGCGGACGCGTATGCAGAAGCGTTTTGAAGAAAACGTGGACGCTGTGATCGATTCCATCGTCTCTGAGACCGCCGAGAGCTTCATTTCAAAGAAGAGAGGCTGA
- a CDS encoding V-type ATPase subunit — MSSSHGSATALGVKAHVLYSQLLKAEEYWALLGLNSTAEIAAFLKQTTGYKDQLETLLPAKVHRIDLENAVRSSILAEADSFLFYLLGVWRKFFLDWLSWYESEQLKSIFRWIHSKRLDRDMMRQHLFRVPGSKLPYEALLNCRDYKEVLETLCDTKYYKVLREPVRRLINGESSLFSLELAIDNMVEMDLYNDIKKLPADERKVLEPLFGSRVDLLNLYHFHRCMWYYNMTIEETISRMLPVKYKVKAHHLREMAKGPSWEERIALMEEYFPTYGKIFREALAEDDKELALEMSIKRYNYLKALSILRNGVPGFHTAIAYFMLKDHEVTDIIRMIEDVRYDYDRRSAAQYLIRPIINGGEPAWQ, encoded by the coding sequence GTGTCATCTTCACACGGCTCCGCGACCGCGCTTGGGGTAAAGGCGCACGTCCTCTACAGCCAGCTTCTGAAGGCTGAGGAGTATTGGGCGTTGTTGGGCCTCAATTCCACCGCGGAGATCGCCGCCTTTCTGAAGCAGACGACGGGCTATAAAGATCAGTTGGAGACATTGCTTCCGGCGAAGGTACACCGTATCGACCTTGAGAACGCGGTCCGTTCCTCCATACTTGCGGAGGCGGACTCTTTTCTCTTCTATCTGCTCGGCGTATGGCGGAAGTTTTTTCTCGACTGGCTTAGCTGGTATGAGTCGGAACAGCTGAAGAGCATCTTCCGCTGGATACACTCAAAGAGGCTGGACCGCGACATGATGCGCCAGCATCTCTTCCGCGTTCCCGGGTCAAAGCTGCCCTACGAGGCGCTTCTGAACTGCCGGGACTATAAAGAGGTGCTGGAGACGCTGTGCGATACAAAGTATTACAAGGTGCTGCGGGAGCCGGTGCGGCGCCTGATAAACGGTGAAAGCTCACTCTTCTCCCTTGAGCTGGCGATAGACAATATGGTAGAGATGGATCTTTACAACGACATCAAAAAGCTCCCGGCGGACGAGCGGAAGGTGCTCGAACCGCTCTTCGGCTCGCGTGTGGATCTGCTGAACCTCTATCATTTCCACCGCTGCATGTGGTATTACAACATGACCATCGAAGAGACGATAAGCCGCATGCTTCCGGTCAAATATAAGGTAAAGGCTCATCACCTGCGCGAGATGGCGAAGGGGCCGAGCTGGGAGGAGCGCATCGCGCTGATGGAAGAATACTTCCCCACCTACGGGAAAATATTCCGTGAGGCTCTTGCAGAGGACGACAAGGAGCTCGCCCTTGAGATGTCCATAAAGAGGTACAACTACCTGAAGGCCCTTTCGATATTGAGAAACGGCGTGCCCGGCTTCCACACCGCGATCGCCTACTTCATGCTGAAGGACCACGAGGTTACAGATATAATACGAATGATAGAGGACGTGCGCTACGATTATGACCGCCGTTCCGCGGCCCAGTACCTTATCAGGCCGATAATCAATGGGGGTGAACCCGCATGGCAGTAA
- a CDS encoding V-type ATP synthase subunit I, which translates to MAVMKMVALTMIGPQSEMEPVARQMVLTGGFQPLPLDILINDRSLRSKLTTETENPYDELVAKISTIWKVAGEPVPDPQPVTITKDFTLTRARMLVDQTSKRLQVWEQRRRVLIEEEELLCATKLFVEALSGTEFGPKELAAGRFAKTFFGYLSNENFQRLTESGEESPIAINELTVSNGNTWALIITVPGYEESTKKLLEAVYFKEFSLKDIAGQLDGDDPLSLVEKRIANHQRAIRGLAKAAKDMLREHRADYELLFSQLYTMQRVYDVCKGRGEVSGMFVLSGWIPADTYAEIRKTIAEEAPMTTLMVEETQDISYTGIRIPTKLKNNALFRSFQDIVAMYSLPSYGEIDPSPFVAISFILFFGFMFGDIGHGLMIFLGSILLVKRGIMRRSLGQVMKMASVSSMFFGLMYGSIFGIEGIIPEIWLNPMHDVNKLLAVSIGLGVFMISLGLILNMIKQYRAKDFGRLLFDGQGLAGLALYWTLCALGMIYITGSPITELTADLMWGGIGVLIGVMIFRDILARYLLRQKGAGESPVLNLFEIMHNLMSFVSNTASFVRLAAFALNHVGLSLAVIMLSEMVRALPGGIVMKGIILIIGNVVIVCLEGLIVFIQTLRLEYYEFFGKFYKGGGNAFKPVGWKKEGGKYSRANAEDL; encoded by the coding sequence ATGGCAGTAATGAAAATGGTCGCTCTGACCATGATCGGACCGCAGTCCGAAATGGAGCCGGTCGCCCGTCAGATGGTTCTGACTGGCGGTTTCCAGCCTCTGCCGCTTGATATTCTCATCAACGACAGGTCGCTGCGCTCCAAGCTTACGACCGAGACCGAGAACCCGTACGATGAGCTTGTAGCTAAGATCTCAACGATATGGAAGGTCGCGGGAGAGCCCGTACCCGACCCGCAGCCGGTCACCATCACAAAGGATTTCACGCTGACGCGCGCGCGTATGCTCGTGGATCAGACCTCCAAAAGGCTTCAGGTCTGGGAGCAGCGCCGCCGCGTACTCATCGAGGAAGAGGAGCTGCTCTGCGCGACAAAGCTCTTCGTCGAGGCGCTTTCGGGAACGGAATTCGGCCCGAAGGAGCTCGCCGCGGGGCGTTTTGCGAAGACCTTCTTCGGCTACCTCTCGAACGAAAACTTCCAGAGGCTGACGGAGAGCGGCGAAGAATCACCGATCGCGATCAACGAACTCACCGTCTCAAACGGCAACACCTGGGCGCTGATAATCACCGTACCGGGATACGAAGAATCAACGAAGAAACTGCTGGAAGCGGTCTACTTCAAAGAATTCTCTCTTAAAGACATCGCCGGACAGCTCGACGGGGACGACCCTCTCTCCCTGGTAGAAAAACGCATCGCAAACCATCAGCGGGCGATCCGCGGCCTCGCGAAGGCGGCCAAGGATATGCTGCGCGAACACAGGGCGGATTACGAACTGCTCTTCTCACAGCTCTATACGATGCAGAGGGTCTATGACGTCTGCAAGGGACGCGGCGAAGTGAGCGGCATGTTCGTCCTCTCCGGATGGATACCGGCGGACACCTACGCGGAGATCCGCAAGACGATCGCGGAAGAGGCGCCGATGACGACGCTGATGGTCGAGGAGACACAGGATATCTCCTACACGGGGATACGCATCCCGACAAAGCTCAAGAACAACGCGCTTTTCCGTTCCTTCCAGGATATCGTCGCGATGTACAGCCTCCCCTCGTACGGAGAGATAGACCCGTCGCCATTCGTCGCCATCTCCTTCATCCTCTTCTTCGGATTCATGTTCGGAGACATCGGACACGGCCTGATGATATTCCTCGGGTCGATACTGCTCGTGAAGCGCGGCATCATGCGCCGCTCGCTCGGGCAGGTCATGAAGATGGCCTCAGTATCGTCCATGTTCTTCGGACTGATGTACGGAAGCATCTTCGGCATCGAAGGCATCATACCGGAAATATGGCTCAACCCGATGCACGACGTCAACAAGCTGCTCGCGGTCTCGATCGGCCTCGGCGTTTTCATGATAAGCCTCGGGCTGATACTGAACATGATAAAACAGTACAGGGCGAAAGATTTCGGCCGGCTGCTCTTCGACGGGCAGGGGCTGGCGGGGCTCGCGCTCTACTGGACGCTCTGCGCCCTGGGCATGATATACATCACCGGCTCGCCGATAACGGAACTGACGGCTGACCTCATGTGGGGCGGCATCGGCGTACTCATCGGCGTGATGATCTTCCGCGACATCCTCGCGCGCTACCTGCTGCGTCAGAAGGGCGCGGGGGAATCTCCCGTGCTGAACCTTTTTGAAATAATGCACAACCTGATGTCCTTCGTCTCCAATACGGCGTCGTTCGTACGACTGGCAGCCTTCGCCCTGAACCACGTGGGGCTCTCGCTCGCGGTGATCATGCTCTCCGAGATGGTCCGCGCTCTGCCCGGAGGCATCGTGATGAAAGGGATAATTTTGATCATCGGCAACGTGGTCATAGTTTGCCTTGAGGGTTTGATAGTATTTATCCAGACGCTGCGTCTAGAATACTACGAATTCTTCGGGAAATTCTACAAGGGAGGAGGCAACGCCTTCAAACCTGTTGGCTGGAAAAAAGAGGGAGGCAAATACTCCAGGGCCAACGCGGAGGACCTGTAA